One region of Mucilaginibacter sp. 14171R-50 genomic DNA includes:
- a CDS encoding SusC/RagA family TonB-linked outer membrane protein, protein MYKQFLLSISAIVLLLMLGGTAMAQNTTISGKITDSADGSTMPGVSVVVTGTTIGTTTDANGRYSLSIPSTAKSLTLTFIGYTTKQVPLTGATTLNITLTQSSNALSEVTVVSVGYGTLDKREVSSAIAHVSGKDLLPVSANNPLMSLQGKVAGLTITNTASGDPNSSPNVQLRGISSRNAGLGPLYVVNGIPGGNIDNINQNDIESIDVLKGGAAAAIYGTRGSNGVIIITTKKGTSQSRFFYDGYAAFDYVTNRLENLSADDFVKYRVSAKQGQDYGARTDWLKAVTNSPAFSQKHTVQMSGGSDKTNYFASADYRNADGIDLRAHKKEYGARINITHTTDDNFLTATLNVAPRFMTTSNADQGNFNNALTLNPTYSIYDDKGKYSYINTGFFSNNPVENGRLIKSEGDIKELDMNASLKANILKNLSTTVTISEISRSARSMNFAPSTLSSIVHANKTTQTNYASQSQEENDQKNVEWTGNYSLNLGRNHFKLLGGYSYSIYNYKQFSAQNYDFPFDIYLWNNLGSGLYNGGAAGQGQSAVGSTQNGSTLIAFFGRLNYDFDSKYILTASLRHEGSSKFGANNKWGDFPAVSGAWRISEEEFLKNSVSWINDLKIRADYGITGNQDFGNYLSLLLYGGAGYFPFNGVQYQVYGPAQNVNPNLSWERSTNINVGVDFTMLNSRLSGSIDYYVRTNKDLLGSYQVPLPPNPQDNTFTNVGTMRNNGIEATLTGHIVRGSQFNYNASVAFSYNKNKFISFSNNLYKGAPFQDVAGLPAPGSPGAIQRIQEGHSIGEFYTLRSAGVNDNGELLVYKNDGTIVVANQASDQDRQFVGNGLPKFVASMNNSFQYKRFDLNIFLRGAFGYKIFNTPAFYLGTPSSQPDANVLKSAYDGKSKYSKLTNNSTTSIASDYFLESGSFVKIDNVSMGYTQPLRSKYLKSVRLYAAGRNIHTFTKYTGGDPDLIQINGLTPGVNTSLNYYPSTLQLIFGLQATF, encoded by the coding sequence ATGTATAAACAATTTTTACTTAGTATAAGCGCGATTGTGCTGCTGCTGATGCTTGGCGGCACGGCGATGGCTCAAAACACCACCATAAGCGGCAAAATAACTGACAGCGCTGATGGCTCGACAATGCCTGGTGTAAGCGTTGTTGTAACAGGTACCACTATTGGTACCACTACCGATGCCAACGGCCGATATAGCCTGAGCATACCATCAACGGCAAAGAGCCTTACCTTAACATTTATAGGTTACACCACCAAACAAGTACCGTTAACGGGTGCTACAACATTAAACATTACTTTAACCCAATCCAGCAATGCCCTTAGCGAGGTAACGGTAGTAAGCGTAGGGTACGGCACGCTTGATAAACGCGAGGTATCAAGCGCCATTGCCCACGTATCAGGCAAAGACCTTTTACCGGTATCGGCAAACAACCCCTTGATGTCTTTACAGGGAAAAGTTGCAGGCTTAACCATCACCAACACAGCCAGCGGCGACCCTAATTCATCACCAAACGTACAATTGCGTGGTATATCATCCCGTAATGCCGGGTTGGGCCCGCTTTACGTAGTTAACGGTATCCCGGGTGGTAATATTGATAACATTAATCAAAATGATATTGAAAGTATCGACGTACTGAAGGGCGGGGCAGCGGCAGCGATTTACGGTACCCGCGGCAGCAATGGCGTTATTATTATTACCACCAAGAAAGGCACGTCACAATCGCGTTTTTTTTATGATGGTTACGCAGCGTTCGACTATGTGACAAACCGCCTTGAAAACCTTTCGGCTGACGACTTTGTGAAGTACCGGGTATCAGCCAAGCAAGGCCAGGATTACGGCGCCCGTACCGACTGGTTGAAAGCTGTTACCAATTCTCCTGCGTTTAGCCAGAAACATACTGTACAGATGTCTGGCGGTTCAGACAAAACAAATTATTTTGCTTCGGCAGATTATCGGAATGCGGATGGTATCGACCTTAGGGCGCATAAAAAAGAATATGGAGCACGTATCAATATTACGCATACTACCGACGATAACTTCCTTACCGCCACGCTGAACGTTGCACCCCGTTTCATGACGACCAGTAACGCAGACCAGGGCAACTTTAACAACGCTTTAACGCTTAACCCAACTTATTCCATCTACGATGATAAGGGTAAGTATAGCTACATCAACACGGGTTTCTTCTCAAACAACCCTGTTGAGAACGGCCGGCTCATTAAATCAGAAGGTGACATTAAGGAGTTGGACATGAATGCATCATTAAAAGCCAACATCCTGAAAAACCTGAGCACCACGGTTACTATTTCTGAGATAAGCCGTTCTGCCCGCAGCATGAACTTTGCGCCGTCGACACTGTCGAGTATCGTTCACGCAAACAAAACCACTCAAACCAACTATGCATCGCAAAGCCAGGAGGAAAATGATCAAAAGAACGTAGAGTGGACGGGTAACTACTCGCTTAACCTGGGGCGCAATCATTTTAAATTATTGGGTGGTTACTCGTATTCGATATATAACTATAAACAGTTTTCTGCACAGAACTACGACTTCCCTTTCGACATCTATCTTTGGAATAACCTGGGCTCGGGCTTGTACAATGGCGGGGCGGCCGGCCAGGGGCAGTCGGCTGTTGGATCAACCCAAAACGGCTCAACACTTATAGCTTTTTTCGGGCGGTTAAACTATGATTTTGACAGCAAATACATCCTTACTGCAAGTTTACGTCACGAAGGTTCATCAAAGTTTGGTGCAAATAACAAATGGGGCGATTTTCCTGCGGTTTCCGGTGCCTGGCGCATATCTGAGGAGGAGTTTTTGAAGAACAGCGTGTCATGGATCAACGATTTAAAAATAAGGGCTGATTATGGTATAACCGGTAACCAGGACTTTGGTAACTACCTTTCGTTGCTGTTATATGGTGGTGCCGGATATTTCCCGTTTAATGGCGTGCAATACCAGGTGTATGGTCCGGCTCAGAACGTAAACCCTAACCTAAGCTGGGAGCGTTCTACAAACATCAACGTAGGTGTCGACTTCACAATGCTAAACAGCCGTTTAAGCGGTTCTATTGATTACTATGTACGCACCAATAAAGATTTGCTGGGCTCTTATCAAGTCCCTCTTCCGCCAAACCCGCAAGATAATACTTTCACCAATGTGGGTACAATGCGCAACAACGGTATCGAGGCAACTTTGACTGGTCACATTGTGAGGGGCAGTCAATTTAACTATAACGCCAGTGTTGCTTTTTCTTATAATAAAAACAAATTCATTTCTTTTTCTAATAATCTTTATAAAGGAGCGCCGTTTCAGGATGTTGCAGGCTTACCGGCACCCGGTTCGCCAGGGGCAATCCAACGGATACAGGAAGGGCATAGCATAGGCGAGTTTTATACTTTGCGTTCTGCCGGTGTAAATGATAACGGCGAATTACTTGTATACAAAAATGACGGAACAATTGTAGTAGCTAATCAGGCGTCCGATCAGGACAGACAATTTGTAGGTAATGGTTTGCCAAAATTCGTAGCGTCAATGAATAACAGTTTTCAGTATAAACGCTTTGATTTAAATATCTTTCTGCGAGGAGCATTTGGATATAAAATATTCAACACCCCCGCGTTTTACCTCGGTACACCGTCAAGCCAACCTGACGCAAACGTGCTTAAATCGGCATATGATGGTAAAAGCAAATATTCAAAACTGACCAACAACTCTACTACATCAATTGCATCTGATTACTTCCTTGAATCAGGCTCGTTTGTAAAGATCGATAATGTATCTATGGGTTACACACAACCGCTAAGATCAAAATATCTTAAATCTGTAAGGTTATACGCAGCCGGAAGGAACATCCACACGTTTACCAAATACACAGGTGGCGACCCTGACCTGATACAGATAAACGGCCTTACTCCGGGGGTTAATACGTCGCTGAACTATTACCCTTCAACCCTTCAACTAATATTTGGTCTGCAGGCAACATTCTAA
- a CDS encoding RagB/SusD family nutrient uptake outer membrane protein: protein MKKHKLYITGLLLTALVGGSCTKLDEHVYDKVDAAGFLTRRDDVIRDFLRPFEHGYWSIQGNDVYAAGENASDEIGTYNRQGDWQDGGYYQRMHYHTWNINDGFTSGAWKNFYQGIVLATNSLQDMEAISDPAKLSVTPEELADFKSELRTLRAWFYLRAFDFYRNIEIVTDVKSSTQGNPQSTPQETFAYIEKELTESIPDLPTRDQLGANGIGRWTKAGAAALLARLYLNAKVYTGTEKFTECEAVCRDIITGKYGSYQLDTRWDAPFDYTNKTVNSETIYGFPGTLARTHWQYDGGMFWWSITYDAPLYLGFSDWGGANPRFALQPGRDVDSVEYNFQLGKPFVKFQRYPDDLRLKKYKNLGNSTREGMFLYGYLPFTRVVDGKTVQDTVRGNKGPYPLFIRDQVGQFLGAKPGTKIADKESNMNHADHNSGVFLVKYPIYPTPDPNRITSAYAEIRLTEIYYTLAECLYRKGDKAGAAQLLNQVRKRNYPEGSPSLYKADGSQLTDQEMLDEWGREFLGENRRRTDLIRWGVFSTGTWWDKQPDADNHTEIFPIGRDILNINPQLKQNPGY, encoded by the coding sequence ATGAAAAAGCACAAATTATATATAACAGGATTGTTGCTAACGGCACTTGTTGGCGGCAGTTGTACAAAACTGGATGAGCACGTTTACGATAAGGTAGATGCCGCAGGTTTCTTAACCCGTCGTGACGATGTTATTCGCGATTTTCTTCGCCCCTTTGAGCACGGTTACTGGAGTATACAAGGTAACGACGTGTATGCGGCAGGTGAAAATGCCAGTGATGAGATAGGTACCTATAACCGCCAGGGCGACTGGCAGGACGGGGGGTACTATCAGCGTATGCACTATCACACATGGAACATTAACGATGGTTTTACAAGCGGTGCATGGAAAAATTTCTACCAGGGGATTGTTTTAGCTACCAATTCATTGCAGGATATGGAAGCTATATCAGACCCTGCGAAATTAAGTGTTACTCCTGAAGAGCTTGCGGATTTTAAATCTGAACTGCGTACGCTACGTGCCTGGTTCTACCTAAGGGCGTTTGACTTTTACCGGAATATAGAAATTGTTACCGATGTTAAAAGCTCGACTCAAGGTAACCCGCAATCAACCCCTCAGGAAACTTTCGCTTATATCGAAAAGGAATTAACCGAGTCAATACCGGATCTGCCAACCCGCGACCAGCTTGGCGCCAATGGTATAGGCCGCTGGACAAAGGCAGGTGCGGCGGCTCTTTTGGCAAGATTATATTTAAACGCTAAGGTGTACACTGGCACTGAAAAATTCACTGAATGCGAAGCGGTATGCCGTGATATTATCACCGGTAAGTACGGTAGCTACCAGTTAGATACGCGTTGGGATGCACCGTTTGACTATACAAACAAAACGGTTAACTCTGAAACTATTTATGGTTTCCCCGGTACTTTAGCCCGTACGCACTGGCAGTATGACGGCGGCATGTTTTGGTGGAGTATTACCTATGATGCTCCTCTATATTTAGGATTTTCTGATTGGGGTGGTGCTAATCCCCGTTTTGCACTGCAGCCCGGCCGCGATGTAGACAGCGTTGAATATAACTTTCAACTGGGCAAGCCATTTGTTAAGTTTCAAAGATACCCGGATGATCTTCGCTTAAAAAAGTATAAAAACCTGGGCAATAGTACCCGCGAAGGCATGTTCTTATACGGTTATCTGCCGTTTACACGTGTAGTGGATGGTAAAACAGTGCAAGACACCGTACGTGGCAACAAAGGGCCATATCCATTGTTCATTCGCGACCAGGTAGGCCAATTCCTTGGTGCTAAACCCGGTACAAAGATCGCTGATAAAGAATCGAACATGAATCACGCCGATCATAACTCGGGTGTGTTTTTAGTTAAATATCCCATTTACCCTACGCCAGATCCTAACCGTATTACATCAGCTTATGCAGAAATAAGGCTTACGGAGATCTACTACACACTGGCCGAATGCCTTTATCGTAAAGGCGATAAGGCAGGGGCAGCACAGTTGCTGAACCAGGTAAGGAAGCGTAACTATCCGGAGGGGTCTCCAAGCTTGTACAAAGCGGATGGCAGCCAGTTAACCGATCAGGAAATGCTGGATGAGTGGGGCAGGGAGTTCCTGGGGGAAAACCGCCGTCGTACCGACCTGATACGCTGGGGTGTGTTTTCCACCGGTACCTGGTGGGATAAGCAACCTGATGCTGATAACCATACGGAGATTTTCCCTATAGGCAGAGATATTCTTAATATAAACCCGCAATTAAAGCAAAATCCGGGTTATTAA
- a CDS encoding FkbM family methyltransferase: MNWKLFIGQAIDKAENLLINSRLSFVKKNYPYRRNCIFDLKRTIGDANVILDVGAYVGDVAIQFSKWFPSAKIFAFEPINESFDKLQQSTKRFKNISSFNIALGDKFETLEIPVYNSATINTLKEACYDEIAQSTQKVTVLRLDNFLSEQKITGVIDILKIDVEGYELEVLKGMGDYLKKVRYIVTEVGYQRTATKTHFSDMDIFMEKNDFEIFNIYELSPIYNVRTKLHYSNNVYMNKHQL; encoded by the coding sequence ATGAATTGGAAACTATTTATTGGACAGGCGATTGACAAGGCCGAAAACCTATTAATAAATTCACGTCTGAGTTTTGTTAAAAAAAATTACCCATATAGGCGAAACTGCATATTTGATTTAAAACGAACCATTGGAGATGCAAATGTAATTCTAGATGTAGGAGCGTATGTTGGCGACGTGGCCATACAATTTAGTAAATGGTTTCCATCAGCTAAGATTTTTGCTTTTGAACCTATAAACGAATCGTTTGATAAATTACAGCAGTCAACTAAGCGTTTTAAAAATATAAGCTCTTTTAATATTGCATTAGGAGATAAATTTGAAACCCTAGAAATCCCCGTTTATAATAGCGCAACAATCAACACCCTAAAAGAAGCTTGCTATGACGAAATAGCCCAATCCACACAAAAAGTTACCGTTTTAAGGCTAGATAATTTTTTGTCAGAACAGAAAATTACCGGTGTCATTGATATATTAAAAATTGATGTAGAGGGTTATGAGCTCGAAGTTTTAAAGGGTATGGGCGATTACTTAAAAAAAGTGAGATATATAGTTACAGAGGTTGGGTATCAAAGGACAGCTACAAAAACGCACTTTTCAGATATGGATATTTTCATGGAGAAAAACGACTTTGAAATATTCAATATTTACGAATTGAGCCCAATTTATAACGTTAGAACTAAATTACATTATTCAAATAACGTCTACATGAACAAGCATCAGCTATAG
- the map gene encoding type I methionyl aminopeptidase, whose amino-acid sequence MSITTEDERIGMQQASDAVAIALRKMREFARPGISTKELDEYGGELLAQMGAYSAPKLTYDFPGYTCISINEEAAHGIPSANKILKEGDLVNIDVSAELNGYWADNGGSFVLGEDIHGHGKLVDTSKEILRKAISNIKGGVRVSEIGRLIETEAKKAGYTVIKNLTGHGVGRSLHEEPHEIANYCDKYNTTRFKKNSVVAIETFISTRSTIADTQADGWTLIGNRGGFVAQHEHTIMVTGGQPVILTGQNGIWDQ is encoded by the coding sequence ATGTCAATAACTACAGAGGACGAAAGAATAGGGATGCAACAAGCAAGCGACGCTGTTGCGATCGCCCTTAGAAAGATGCGCGAATTTGCCAGGCCTGGTATTTCAACAAAGGAACTCGACGAGTACGGCGGTGAGTTGCTGGCACAAATGGGCGCATACTCCGCACCTAAGTTAACTTATGACTTCCCTGGCTATACATGTATTAGCATCAACGAAGAGGCTGCGCATGGCATACCATCGGCAAATAAGATATTAAAAGAGGGTGACCTGGTAAATATCGATGTATCAGCAGAATTAAACGGCTATTGGGCCGACAACGGCGGTTCATTTGTGTTGGGCGAGGATATTCATGGGCATGGCAAACTCGTTGACACATCGAAAGAGATATTGCGAAAAGCCATCAGTAATATCAAAGGTGGTGTAAGGGTTTCAGAGATAGGCAGGCTAATAGAAACCGAGGCGAAGAAAGCCGGGTATACAGTAATAAAAAACCTTACAGGCCATGGTGTGGGCCGCAGTTTGCACGAAGAGCCGCATGAGATAGCAAACTATTGCGATAAATATAATACAACGCGGTTTAAGAAGAATTCGGTAGTAGCAATAGAAACTTTTATATCAACCCGGTCGACCATTGCCGATACACAAGCAGACGGCTGGACACTTATCGGCAACAGGGGAGGTTTTGTGGCCCAGCATGAACATACCATTATGGTTACAGGTGGCCAGCCGGTAATACTTACTGGGCAGAACGGTATTTGGGATCAATAA
- a CDS encoding YCF48-related protein yields MGIKKYILLVVLLSAGICLKAQKITPIEQNRPNSFRGLSVVNDNIAWVSGTAGTIGVTRDGGFTWTWQQVKGFEKCDFRDIEAFSDTEAIVISSGSPAYILKTTDGGTSWTIKYQKTDTAYFLDAMDFSDKQHGFVLGDPINNKFLLLQTLDGGETWSTVVNAPLALKNEAAFAASGTCLRVTNKITIVTGGSNSRILTSPLINQMWTATSLPLTDGTASRGAFSVAFGNGRAIIVGGNYAKDQHTDSVAYLFRINHTSYTGSTPASGPAGYQSCVEYIKGNTFLSTGTPGTNVSTDGGNTWHKIDSDSYNVCKKAKNGSLVLMAGDKGKLAIVKF; encoded by the coding sequence ATGGGTATCAAAAAATATATCTTACTAGTAGTATTATTATCCGCGGGTATTTGCCTAAAAGCCCAGAAGATAACACCGATTGAGCAAAACAGGCCCAACAGCTTTCGCGGCCTTTCTGTAGTAAACGACAACATTGCCTGGGTTAGTGGTACAGCCGGAACTATTGGGGTTACCAGGGATGGTGGCTTTACCTGGACATGGCAGCAGGTAAAAGGATTTGAAAAATGTGACTTTAGAGACATCGAAGCGTTTTCTGACACGGAAGCTATAGTTATTTCCTCCGGGTCGCCGGCCTATATTCTTAAAACAACAGATGGAGGAACAAGCTGGACGATAAAATACCAAAAAACTGACACCGCATATTTTTTGGATGCAATGGATTTTTCTGACAAACAGCATGGTTTTGTTTTAGGCGATCCTATCAACAATAAATTCCTGTTGTTACAAACCCTGGACGGGGGCGAAACGTGGAGTACTGTTGTTAATGCGCCCCTTGCTTTAAAAAATGAAGCCGCATTTGCCGCAAGTGGTACCTGTTTGCGGGTAACTAACAAAATAACGATAGTTACCGGTGGAAGCAACAGTCGAATTTTGACTTCGCCGCTTATAAATCAAATGTGGACGGCCACAAGCTTACCGTTAACTGACGGCACCGCAAGCAGAGGGGCTTTCTCGGTAGCGTTTGGTAACGGCAGGGCAATTATTGTAGGCGGTAATTATGCGAAAGACCAGCACACCGATTCTGTAGCTTACTTGTTTCGGATAAACCATACAAGTTATACGGGCAGTACCCCTGCATCCGGGCCTGCTGGATATCAGTCGTGTGTTGAATATATTAAAGGGAATACCTTTCTATCAACCGGCACCCCCGGGACCAACGTAAGCACTGATGGTGGTAACACATGGCATAAAATTGACAGCGATAGTTACAATGTATGCAAAAAGGCGAAAAACGGCAGTCTTGTTTTAATGGCCGGCGACAAAGGAAAATTGGCAATAGTTAAATTTTAA
- a CDS encoding head maturation protease, ClpP-related gives MKIYLYDTETDCIGSGSLSSAYVKSQLDAAAGADVAVHISSVGGSAFDAIAIYDLLKKYPGNVTTYIDALAASAASVVAMAGSKIVMSKYALLMIHKPMVGSGGNADELLKDVQMLNVVQSRLAQIYMDRSGLDGVTVNSLINSVTWMTADQALNMGFVDSIEDYSETIINSALIKKYTDTAPAVYQRCINKILTNKSNMNMDNRELIERTTTVLDKIMNFFKRVVNKQTITDKGTLHHAGDMTEGTEVYQDEELSEPAVTDTYTTPEGKQLAIKEGKVQTVSPAPDGQDDDEQEEAPASKFKLTKKPGEVQNKLQEIKARLHAQNALLNEAKAALEDAQTRLNKTREEVKNEIKSDFTPEGSKRSSKAKTETQPFFAPQSTLAQNAVKRAVGK, from the coding sequence ATGAAAATATACTTATACGATACCGAAACGGATTGCATTGGCTCGGGTAGCCTGTCGTCCGCCTATGTAAAATCACAATTAGATGCTGCTGCCGGCGCCGATGTAGCGGTGCACATCAGTTCGGTAGGTGGTTCGGCCTTTGATGCCATAGCCATTTACGATCTGCTGAAAAAGTACCCCGGTAATGTCACCACCTACATAGATGCCCTGGCGGCGTCGGCAGCGTCGGTAGTAGCCATGGCGGGCAGCAAAATTGTGATGAGCAAATATGCCCTGCTGATGATACACAAACCAATGGTAGGCAGCGGCGGTAATGCCGATGAGCTTTTAAAAGATGTGCAGATGTTAAATGTAGTGCAATCGCGCCTGGCGCAGATCTACATGGACAGATCCGGGTTGGACGGGGTTACCGTTAATAGTTTGATCAACTCCGTCACCTGGATGACTGCCGACCAGGCGCTTAATATGGGTTTTGTAGATAGCATTGAAGATTACAGCGAAACCATCATCAACAGCGCACTAATCAAAAAATACACTGATACGGCACCGGCAGTTTACCAGCGCTGCATCAACAAGATCTTAACAAACAAAAGCAATATGAACATGGACAACAGAGAACTTATTGAACGCACCACCACCGTTCTGGATAAGATCATGAACTTTTTTAAGCGGGTGGTAAACAAACAAACCATCACAGACAAAGGCACTCTGCACCACGCCGGTGACATGACCGAAGGAACCGAGGTTTACCAGGACGAGGAGTTAAGCGAACCCGCAGTTACCGACACCTACACCACCCCCGAAGGCAAGCAGCTGGCCATAAAAGAAGGCAAGGTGCAAACGGTAAGCCCCGCCCCTGACGGCCAGGACGATGATGAGCAAGAAGAAGCGCCTGCATCAAAATTTAAGCTAACCAAAAAGCCTGGCGAAGTACAAAATAAACTACAGGAAATAAAAGCCCGCCTGCATGCTCAAAACGCATTGCTTAATGAGGCGAAGGCTGCCCTTGAAGATGCGCAAACCCGCCTCAACAAAACCCGCGAAGAAGTGAAGAACGAAATAAAAAGCGACTTCACCCCCGAAGGATCTAAACGCAGTAGCAAAGCAAAAACCGAAACCCAACCCTTTTTTGCCCCGCAAAGCACGCTGGCCCAAAACGCGGTGAAAAGAGCGGTGGGGAAATAA